The Methanosarcinales archaeon genome includes the window TTTATTAGATAATATTCCTATAAAAATAGTAATTTATGCAGGTGCTGAGTATAAACTATTGGTAGAAAAAAACGGTATAAGATCCATTGAACGCATAATGGACATTCACAGAGACACAGTGTCAAGTATTATCGAGGACCTCGCTATACATGCAAGAGATGTAACGGATTTACTGATAACTGATGTGGGATTGACCAAAATTGAGGTGGATGAGATGTGGTCATCCGTAAAAAAACAAAAAAAAGTTGAGCAAGGAGATGCTGGATCGGATCCTAAAATTATTTGATTACATTGATTATTCAATCACAACTACCTGGAAGTCCCTATCCATCAACCATTTATGGAATATATGGGCCATACATTCCTGGCATTCCTCTTTTTTGATGGAATCAATAGCTTCATGGTCCGGGGCCGCATCGAGTTTTATCTGGGTTGGACATCTCCGGTCATTGCAGAATTCCCGCCTCTGGTATTCTCTTACTATCCTCATTCAATATCTCCTTACATCTGAGGTTTTATTATAACTTTCATGGATTCACCTGCTTCAGCCACCAGTTTGAATCCCTTACCGGCATCTGACAATCCCAATGTATGTGTGATCATGTCAGCAACTTTGACCCTTTCAGACACCAAAAGTTCGATGGCAGTCGTGATGTCCAGAGGACTTGCTCCATATGAGTTCTTTATACTGATCTCGTTTTTCCACAGGTCAAATATTGAAAAAGATACTTTAATATCCGGCTGTGGGGACGCAAAAAACAATATGGTGCCACCCCGATCCACTGACATGAGGGCCTGATTGATAGCAGGAACAGCCCCGGTACACAAGATCACAATGTCGGCCAGATCACCGTTATTCTGCTCACGCAGCCGCTGCGGCACATCATCACTTGCCTTAATGGTACGGGCACCAAACTTTAGGGCCATATCCAGCCTGTACTGATTGATGTCAGTGGCAAAGATGCTGCCTGCTCCCAGTGCCGCTGCCAGTTTTATGTGCAGCAGACCTGTAATGCCACTGCCTATCACCAGCACGCTCTTGCCCGTTTTTATCCCGGCCTGGCGCTGGCCCCTATACACGCACGCCAGCGGCTCGATGAATGTTCCCTCTTCAAATGTCATTTTGTCAGGAAGCAAAAATACGCCTCTATCCACATTGATGGCAGGTACCCGCAGATATTCTGCAAAACCTCCAGGGTCGAAATTTGTGGTACGCAGGGTATCGCAGACTGTATGATGTCCTGCCAGGCAGTATATGCAGGTGTTGCATGGTACGTGGTGGGACACAAAGACCCTGTCACCCACATTGTACTGCTTTACGTCCTGCCCTGCTTCAGTTACGGTACCTGTGATCTCATGACCCGGCACCAGGGGAGCCCTGGAAAGACGGTACCATTCCATGACATCGCTGCCGCAGATGCCGCCTGCTTCTACCTTTACCAGCAATTCGTCAGGTCCTATGGAAGGGACCGGTATCTTCTGCAGTCGTACATCGTTGTTATTGTAGTAAACGGCGGCACGCACAAATCTTGCTCCTATTAAGACTTTTCACTGTTGTACAGATCAAGTGCTTCCTGTGGAGTATAATCTTCATGTACCACAGCCCGGACGGCCTTGATCATAGCTACAGGATGATCGTTCTGCCAGATGTTACGGCCCATGTCCACACCCACAGCGCCTTCATGTACTGAATTTGAGACCAGGTTTAATACATCCAGTTCTGTATCCAACTGCTTGCCTCCGGCCACTACAATGGGGACAGGACAGCCTTTCACTACCTTGGGAAAGTCATCAGTATAATAGGTCTTGACGATCTTGGCGCCCAGTTCGGCTGCTATCCTGCAACACAGGGCCAGATACCTGGTATCTCTGACCATATCCTTACCTACTGCAGTCACTGCAACCACAGGGATACCATAACGCTCGCACTCGTTCACCAGATGTCCTAAATTCATCAATGTCTGGTGTTCGAATGCGCTGCCCACATATATGGACATTGCCACTGCAGCCACATTCAGCCTGATAGCATCCTCAACTGAGGTCGTGATACCCTCTTTTGACAGATCTTCCCCGACAATACTGTTCCCGCCAGATACCCTCAGCACGATGGGAACCGAGGTATTGGGATCAACACTGGTGCGCAGGACACCGCGGGCTGGCATAAGTGCATCGGCATATTCAAGAATCGGTTCTATGGTTTTTTTCGCGTTTTCCAGCCTTGTGGTGGGTCCCAGGAAATATCCGTGGTCTACCGCAAGCATTACTGTCCGGCCCGTTTTTGGCTTAATTATCTGTGAGATTCGGTTTTGCATTCCCCAATCCATATTTGGCTCTCCTTATTATTGAATAATGTAATTAGCAGATTGGTATTATCCTTTTATGTATTAAAATATTGGATTTTTTCAAAAGATTTCATATAGAAGTGAAAATCTACTGGATCACTCTGATATTTTGGCTATAGGTGGCGGTATTTTATTAGTTTTTACAATTTTAATCTCTTCAAGTCTTTGAAAACAATGTGTAAGATAATTAGATAATTATTCTACTTCCCAATAGTCTGCAACTCTTACCGCTTCCCCTTCTCCTGGCCATGGGGGTATTGTCAAAATTATGAAAGAAAGAGGTTCTTTACCTTCATTTCTAAATTGGAAATGAGCACCCAGGGGGCTTTAGAAGTACTATTTGGAGGCAGAGTACAATGGCACATTCCCGCTTCAAATCTATTTTTGAATTCTTCTACATCATCCATCTATTGATATGCTCAGCGCCGGGCTGAACACATCTGCCCTACATGTTATCCAGATCGAAAACTACAAACCCTTTCGCACGCAGAGCAGCCTTGTCAGTGATCTTCCTGGCAACAATCCCAAAATGCTCCTTTCGTTCATCATTGTTCCAACCGACAAATTTGGATTTTTCCTGTAAATCTAAAAGTATGTTCTCAGCCTGCTTTAAAGTCAGGTCTTTCCATTTGCACTCGATAAAAAGTATCTCTTCTGAATCGGAATTCAAGGCGACAATGTCGATCTCATAAGTGTTTTGTCCTTTTGGAGCACCCTTTATCCTGCCCCACTGCCGACCTATCTTGTGATATTCAAATGGGATCTTGTTTTGGTCGATCAAAAATTCTCTACAGATAATCTCAAACCGTTTGCCAATATGGTTGTTAATACTTCTTTTCGTATTCTCTACAAACCTCGGATTTCGTCTTTTGTAATCTGAAATGTTCTTATAAAAGAAACGGAACCAAAAATCCATGAGAGGATGGTCTATGTACAATAATTTTTTATTGCCTATGACCTGTTCTTCATAGTTCAATATATTGAAATGATGCACAAGTTCATAGATCTGGCGTGTAAGGTCAGTTTCCTTTTTTGTCAAAAATGATGCGATCTCACTGATCCGCGTGCAACCGCTGGCAACGGCAGTAAGTATATCATAGTACACACCACTTCTTTTCCCAAACTCCAAAGACAATATTGACATGACTTCATCTTCAAATATTGCATTTTCCACAAAGAAGAATCGATCAACAATATTTTCAAAGGATACATTGTTTAGATTTTCATCTTCAATGGCAACGTAATATCTGGGATATCCTCCGGCAATTGCGTATAACTGTATGATATCTGAAAGTTCTGTAATATCAAGTTCCCTGCACATGTCAATTATGTTTTTAAAGGACATGGGTTTCAAATGCATTTGTCTCTTTATTCTGCCATACAGTGGCTGTTTTGAATCCAAAAATAATTTTTTTATCAGTCCTGTAGTGGAACCTGTAAAAAAGAGAAGGAGACCTTTTTTGTCTTCATTAAGATCAATATATTTCTGCAAAGTTCCAAATACCGATCTATCCACTGATAAGAAATTCTGAAACTCATCAAATGCAACAATACCTTCATACCTTTCAAACAGAACGTTAAAAAGATCATCCCAACTGTTCAATTTCTCAAATTCATTGATGATCTTTGCATTTCTGAGGTATGTCTCATACTCATCCAATAGACTGATGCTTGTTTTATCCTTGTTCACAAAAAAATACATGTCAGTATCTTTCATAAATTCAAGTATCATTCTTGTTTTCCCGACACGCCTTAAGCCCCATATCGCTATCGAAAACAATTTTCTTTTTGACAAAATGCGGGCGTCTTCAAGAGTATTGATCTCTT containing:
- a CDS encoding alcohol dehydrogenase catalytic domain-containing protein encodes the protein MRAAVYYNNNDVRLQKIPVPSIGPDELLVKVEAGGICGSDVMEWYRLSRAPLVPGHEITGTVTEAGQDVKQYNVGDRVFVSHHVPCNTCIYCLAGHHTVCDTLRTTNFDPGGFAEYLRVPAINVDRGVFLLPDKMTFEEGTFIEPLACVYRGQRQAGIKTGKSVLVIGSGITGLLHIKLAAALGAGSIFATDINQYRLDMALKFGARTIKASDDVPQRLREQNNGDLADIVILCTGAVPAINQALMSVDRGGTILFFASPQPDIKVSFSIFDLWKNEISIKNSYGASPLDITTAIELLVSERVKVADMITHTLGLSDAGKGFKLVAEAGESMKVIIKPQM
- the lsrF gene encoding 3-hydroxy-5-phosphonooxypentane-2,4-dione thiolase, which gives rise to MDWGMQNRISQIIKPKTGRTVMLAVDHGYFLGPTTRLENAKKTIEPILEYADALMPARGVLRTSVDPNTSVPIVLRVSGGNSIVGEDLSKEGITTSVEDAIRLNVAAVAMSIYVGSAFEHQTLMNLGHLVNECERYGIPVVAVTAVGKDMVRDTRYLALCCRIAAELGAKIVKTYYTDDFPKVVKGCPVPIVVAGGKQLDTELDVLNLVSNSVHEGAVGVDMGRNIWQNDHPVAMIKAVRAVVHEDYTPQEALDLYNSEKS
- a CDS encoding ATP-binding protein, translating into MRFINREKEINTLEDARILSKRKLFSIAIWGLRRVGKTRMILEFMKDTDMYFFVNKDKTSISLLDEYETYLRNAKIINEFEKLNSWDDLFNVLFERYEGIVAFDEFQNFLSVDRSVFGTLQKYIDLNEDKKGLLLFFTGSTTGLIKKLFLDSKQPLYGRIKRQMHLKPMSFKNIIDMCRELDITELSDIIQLYAIAGGYPRYYVAIEDENLNNVSFENIVDRFFFVENAIFEDEVMSILSLEFGKRSGVYYDILTAVASGCTRISEIASFLTKKETDLTRQIYELVHHFNILNYEEQVIGNKKLLYIDHPLMDFWFRFFYKNISDYKRRNPRFVENTKRSINNHIGKRFEIICREFLIDQNKIPFEYHKIGRQWGRIKGAPKGQNTYEIDIVALNSDSEEILFIECKWKDLTLKQAENILLDLQEKSKFVGWNNDERKEHFGIVARKITDKAALRAKGFVVFDLDNM